In a genomic window of Nothobranchius furzeri strain GRZ-AD chromosome 14, NfurGRZ-RIMD1, whole genome shotgun sequence:
- the cbsa gene encoding cystathionine beta-synthase a produces the protein MPAVPSSKEAVVKSPVCPHAAKLLGQSNGEAKLQEASFPLNGVDTTHTSPERKWIRPDLASRCTWSLGASKADSPHPQVQKTAPPTILPNILHRIGDTPLVRINKIPKAFGLKCEILAKCEFFNAGGSVKDRISLRMVEDAERAGVLKPGDTIIEPTSGNTGIGLALAAAVKGYRCIIVMPEKMSMEKVDVLRALGAEIVRTPTSARFDSPESHVGVAWRLKNEIPDSHILDQYRNPSNPLAHYDTTAEEILEQCDGKVDMLVAGAGTGGTITGIARKLKERCPNIKIVGVDPEGSILAEPDELNKTDKTQYEVEGIGYDFIPTVLDRSVVDTWYKSNDEESFNMSRMLIRDEGLLCGGSSGTAMAAAVNMAKELKEGQRCVVILPDSIRNYMSKFLSDKWMVQKGFLREEDLMVKKPWWWNLKLQSLNLSAPLTVLPTVTCQQTIKILKEKGFDQAPVVDDSGVILGMVTLGNMLSSILAGKIRLSDPVSKVLYKQFRRIRLTDSLGKLSRILETDHFALVVHEQIQYLTDGSTALKQMVFGVVTAVDLLNFVTGVERRERSMSESTDEL, from the exons ATGCCAGCGGTTCCTTCTTCCAAGGAGGCTGTGGTGAAAAGCCCTGTGTGTCCGCACGCTGCCAAGCTGCTGGGCCAGAGCAATGGGGAGGCCAAGCTCCAGGAGGCCTCCTTCCCTCTGAACGGCGTGGACACCACGCACACGTCTCCTGAGAGGAAGTGGATCCGACCGGACCTTGCCAGCCGCTGCACGTGGAGCCTTGGGGCTTCCAAAGCAGATTCCCCTCATCCACAAGTTCAGAA GACTGCGCCTCCCACCATCCTACCCAACATCCTGCACCGGATCGGAGACACTCCCCTGGTACGGATCAACAAGATCCCCAAAGCATTTGGACTCAAATGTGAAATAC TGGCCAAGTGTGAGTTCTTCAACGCCGGAGGGAGCGTGAAGGACCGGATCAGCCTGCGGATGGTCGAGGATGCTGAGAGAGCCGGAGTTCTCAAGCCTGGAGACACCATCATTGAGCCCACGTCTGGAAACaccg GAATCGGACTGGCTCTGGCTGCAGCTGTCAAAGGCTACCGTTGCATCATCGTCATGCCGGAGAAGATGAGCATGGAGAAG GTGGATGTCCTGAGAGCTCTCGGAGCGGAGATCGTCCGTACTCCCACCAGCGCTCGCTTTGATTCGCCCGAGTCTCACGTGGGCGTGGCCTGGCGCCTGAAGAACGAGATCCCCGACTCACACATCCTGGACCAGTACCGCAACCCGAGCAACCCTCTGGCTCACTACGACACCACGGCTGAGGAGATCCTGGAGCAGTGCGACG GTAAAGTGGACATGCTGGTGGCTGGTGCCGGAACAGGCGGGACAATCACCGGAATCGCCCGTAAGCTAAAGGAAAGATGCCCAAACATCAAA ATTGTTGGTGTAGATCCAGAAGGTTCCATCCTGGCTGAGCCCGACGAGCTCAACAAGACCGATAAGACCCAGTACGAGGTGGAAGGCATCGGATACGACTTCATCCCCACGGTCCTGGACAGATCG GTTGTCGATACTTGGTACAAGTCCAACGACGAGGAGTCCTTCAACATGTCCCGGATGCTGATCAGAGACGAAGGCCTGCTCTGTG GAGGAAGTTCTGGAACCGCCATGGCTGCAGCTGTGAACATGGCCAAGGAGCTGAAGGAGGGCCAGCGCTGCGTGGTCATCCTGCCAGACTCCATCCGTAACTACAT GTCGAAGTTCTTGAGTGACAAATGGATGGTCCAGAAGGGCTTCCTGAGGGAGGAGGACCTGATGGTGAAGAAGCCGTG GTGGTGGAACCTgaagctgcagagcctgaacctgTCCGCTCCGCTCACCGTCCTGCCGACCGTCACCTGTCAGCAAACCATCAAGATCCTGAAGGAGAAGGGCTTCGACCAGGCGCCGGTGGTGGACGACTCCGG GGTGATCCTGGGAATGGTGACGTTGGGAAACATGCTGTCGTCCATTCTGGCGGGAAAGATCCGGCTGTCCGACCCCGTCAGCAAAGTCCTCTACAAGCAGTTCAGACGG ATCCGTCTGACCGACAGTTTGGGGAAGTTGTCCCGCATCCTGGAGACCGACCACTTTGCTCTGGTGGTGCATGAGCAGATCCAGT
- the LOC107380862 gene encoding splicing factor U2AF 35 kDa subunit, with the protein MAEYLASIFGTEKDKVNCSFYFKIGACRHGDRCSRLHNKPTFSQTILIQNIYRNPQNSAQTADSSRCAVSDVEMQEHYDEFFEEVFTEMEEKYGEVEEMNVCDNLGDHLVGNVYVKFRREEDAEKAVMDLNNRWFNAQPIHAELSPVTDFREACCRQYEMGECTRGGFCNFMHLKPISRELRRELYGRRKKRHRSRSRERRSRSRDRRRERERPRRSKERERSGRF; encoded by the exons ATGGCGGAATATCTGGCATCCATTTTCGGCACAGAGAAAGACAA GGTTAACTGTTCCTTCTATTTCAAGATTGGAGCATGCAGACATGGAGACCGCTGCTCAAGATTACACAACAAGCCCACCTTCAGTCAG ACCATCTTGATTCAGAACATCTATCGAAATCCCCAGAACAGCGCTCAGACGGCCGACTCCTCTCGCT GTGCTGTCAGCGATGTGGAAATGCAGGAACATTACGACGAGTTCTTCGAG GAGGTGTTCACGGAAATGGAGGAGAAGTACGGAGAGGTGGAGGAGATGAACGTGTGTGATAACTTAGGCGACCATCTAGTTGGTAACGTTTACGTCAAG tttcgTCGTGAGGAGGATGCAGAGAAAGCAGTCATGGACCTGAACAATCGCTGGTTTAACGCCCAGCCCATCCACGCAGAGCTCTCCCCCGTTACAGACTTCAGAGAGGCCTGCTGTCGCCAGTATGAGATGGG AGAGTGCACTCGAGGAGGTTTCTGCAACTTCATGCATCTGAAACCCATCTCACGAGAACTTCGGAGGGAGCTGTACGGCCGCCGCAAGAAAAG GCACCGCTCCCGCTCCAGAGAACGACGCTCCCGCTCCAGGGACCGGCGGCGGGAACGCGAGAGGCCGAGGAGGTCGAAGGAGCGCGAGCGCTCGGGGAGATTCTGA
- the LOC107380860 gene encoding B- and T-lymphocyte attenuator isoform X2, which translates to MSVGCKGTTLMIFIMGPESCRNILKLFILAELILAVNADRDECDVEMKVRRNTVYEASVEGELRIKCPVVFCNKSPPAVTWIKWEKTFVPVTISDRVQLEWTTNQQEGTSYLVFHNVLRSDAGTYRCGSGGSVSHNIYLIVNDGKVNDTSTERAKTTNPGTKDNFMMCMYSAAGIGAFIVMVIIVSVVSMRGCKGKSKKEPEKESQYIELPAVEWPTEHLSGREPSPRGSPNPPPSHRSNEKKTPRQPEEATSGDNEHLYGQTKKIKNSKGKAAPPQEPSSVVYASLNHQLPPRTGARAQIPVEQTEYAAIRLG; encoded by the exons ATGTCAGTCGGCTGCAAAGGAACGACGTTGATGATCTTCATCATGGGGCCTGAATCCTGCAGGAACATCCTGAAGTTGTTCATTTTGGCTGAGCTGATTCTCGCCGTAAACGCTGACC GTGATGAGTGCGACGTGGAAATGAAAGTGCGCCGGAACACAGTTTACGAAGCGTCTGTTGAAGGTGAACTCAGGATTAAGTGTCCCGTTGTGTTCTGCAACAAGTCACCTCCAGCAGTCACCTGGATTAAATGGGAGAAAACTTTTGTTCCTGTAACCATCAGCGATCGGGTTCAACTAGAGTGGACAACTAATCAGCAGGAAGGAACCTCCTACCTGGTCTTCCATAACGTCCTCAGAAGTGATGCGGGAACATATCGGTGTGGAAGTGGAGGCAGTGTGAGTCATAACATCTACCTCATTGTGAACG ATGGGAAAGTAAACGATACAAGTACAGAAAGAGCAAAAACCACAA ACCCTGGAACTAAAGACAACTTCATGATGTGCATGTACTCTGCTGCTGGGATTGGTGCATTCATCGTCATGGTGATCATCGTGTCTGTGGTATCCATGAGAGGGTGCAAAG GGAAATCAAAGAAAGAGCCAGAAAAGGAAAGTCAG TACATCGAGCTCCCCGCGGTAGAATGGCCCACCGAGCACCTCTCCGGCCGCGAGCCCTCTCCCAGAGGAAGCCCCAACCCGCCGCCCTCTCATAGATCCAATGAGAAAAAGACACCGAGGCAACCTGAAGAGGCAACGTCAGGAGATAACGAGCATCTTTATGGGCAGACGAAAAAGATTAAAAACAGTAAAGGCAAGGCAGCACCGCCACAGGAACCTAGTTCTGTTGTGTATGCTTCTCTGAACCATCAGCTGCCACCTAGGACAGGTGCTCGGGCTCAGATACCGGTGGAACAGACAGAGTATGCAGCCATACGTCTGGGTTAA
- the LOC107380860 gene encoding B- and T-lymphocyte attenuator isoform X1 — MSVGCKGTTLMIFIMGPESCRNILKLFILAELILAVNADRDECDVEMKVRRNTVYEASVEGELRIKCPVVFCNKSPPAVTWIKWEKTFVPVTISDRVQLEWTTNQQEGTSYLVFHNVLRSDAGTYRCGSGGSVSHNIYLIVNDGKVNDTSTERAKTTTDPGTKDNFMMCMYSAAGIGAFIVMVIIVSVVSMRGCKGKSKKEPEKESQYIELPAVEWPTEHLSGREPSPRGSPNPPPSHRSNEKKTPRQPEEATSGDNEHLYGQTKKIKNSKGKAAPPQEPSSVVYASLNHQLPPRTGARAQIPVEQTEYAAIRLG, encoded by the exons ATGTCAGTCGGCTGCAAAGGAACGACGTTGATGATCTTCATCATGGGGCCTGAATCCTGCAGGAACATCCTGAAGTTGTTCATTTTGGCTGAGCTGATTCTCGCCGTAAACGCTGACC GTGATGAGTGCGACGTGGAAATGAAAGTGCGCCGGAACACAGTTTACGAAGCGTCTGTTGAAGGTGAACTCAGGATTAAGTGTCCCGTTGTGTTCTGCAACAAGTCACCTCCAGCAGTCACCTGGATTAAATGGGAGAAAACTTTTGTTCCTGTAACCATCAGCGATCGGGTTCAACTAGAGTGGACAACTAATCAGCAGGAAGGAACCTCCTACCTGGTCTTCCATAACGTCCTCAGAAGTGATGCGGGAACATATCGGTGTGGAAGTGGAGGCAGTGTGAGTCATAACATCTACCTCATTGTGAACG ATGGGAAAGTAAACGATACAAGTACAGAAAGAGCAAAAACCACAA CAGACCCTGGAACTAAAGACAACTTCATGATGTGCATGTACTCTGCTGCTGGGATTGGTGCATTCATCGTCATGGTGATCATCGTGTCTGTGGTATCCATGAGAGGGTGCAAAG GGAAATCAAAGAAAGAGCCAGAAAAGGAAAGTCAG TACATCGAGCTCCCCGCGGTAGAATGGCCCACCGAGCACCTCTCCGGCCGCGAGCCCTCTCCCAGAGGAAGCCCCAACCCGCCGCCCTCTCATAGATCCAATGAGAAAAAGACACCGAGGCAACCTGAAGAGGCAACGTCAGGAGATAACGAGCATCTTTATGGGCAGACGAAAAAGATTAAAAACAGTAAAGGCAAGGCAGCACCGCCACAGGAACCTAGTTCTGTTGTGTATGCTTCTCTGAACCATCAGCTGCCACCTAGGACAGGTGCTCGGGCTCAGATACCGGTGGAACAGACAGAGTATGCAGCCATACGTCTGGGTTAA
- the LOC107380863 gene encoding OX-2 membrane glycoprotein encodes MGGPGLPLCLLLWVSTAATGGQVIAPPSLTADAGYPIMLSCNITLATGDSVRQVRWFDKHSKLLLAYEPHRINHQEPNVTLSASSPNRSAITITTVTSAHEGCYRCIFYVFPSGQQEGSTCLSVTGKVHPEGNKTAIAGTPVSLSCSYSLAERVRQVLWRKTAEQGDTTQVASYTKRSHDTWEQFKGRVSLSHTLGETRLTIRQVRMEDEACYTCEFHTYPDGSRSASTCLSVYVLPKPEVTKVTSSSGVTEANCTARSRPAADITWDTGGDNRTLGPPVSSVYDQGDGTTILTSTLLLQSELLSEQTVKCVVRHGGLEKPITLPVNPKEVHPATITLILVSGVVVLLLLCLCVCLCKAFVCADA; translated from the exons atGGGTGGACCGGGCCTCCCACTGTGTCTGCTGCTGTGGGTCTCAACAGCAGCAACAGGAG GTCAGGTCATAGCTCCTCCCAGTCTGACTGCAGATGCTGGATATCCCATCATGCTTAGCTGCAACATCACCTTAGCAACAGGTGACAGCGTTCGCCAGGTGCGTTGGTTCGACAAGCACTCCAAGCTACTGCTGGCCTACGAGCCGCACCGCATCAACCATCAGGAGCCCAACGTGACGCTCAGCGCCTCCTCCCCCAACCGCAgtgccatcaccatcaccacggtAACGTCTGCCCACGAAGGCTGTTACCGCTGCATCTTTTATGTTTTCCCCTCCGGGCAGCAAGAAGGCTCCACCTGCCTCAGCGTCACCG GTAAAGTTCATCCAGAGGGCAACAAGACGGCCATCGCGGGGACGCCTGTCTCCCTGTCCTGCTCCTACAGCCTCGCAGAGAGGGTTCgacaggtgctgtggaggaagacAGCGGAGCAGGGCGACACCACCCAGGTGGCCTCCTACACCAAACGCAGCCACGACACCTGGGAGCAGTTCAAAGGTCGGGTCAGCTTGAGCCACACGCTGGGGGAGACGAGGCTCACCATCAGGCAGGTCCGCATGGAGGACGAGGCCTGCTACACCTGTGAGTTCCACACCTATCCTGACGGGAGCCGCAGCGCCTCCACCTGCCTCTCCGTCTATG TTCTTCCCAAACCAGAAGTGACCAAAGTCACCTCCTCCTCAGGAGTCACTGAGGCCAACTGCACCGCCCGGTCCCGTCCTGCCGCTGACATCACGTGGGACACCGGCGGGGACAACCGAACGCTCGGCCCGCCCGTTTCATCCGTCTACGACCAGGGCGACGGCACCACCATCCTGACGAGCACGCTGCTCCTCCAGTCAGAGCTGCTCAGCGAACAGACGGTGAAGTGTGTGGTCCGCCACGGCGGTTTGGAGAAACCCATCACACTTCCTGTCAACCCAAAAG aaGTGCATCCAGCCACGATCACCCTCATCCTGGTGAGCGGCGTGGTCGTGCTCCTCctcctgtgtctctgtgtgtgtctctgcAAGGCCTTCGTCTGCGCAGACG CCTGA